In one Oryza glaberrima chromosome 2, OglaRS2, whole genome shotgun sequence genomic region, the following are encoded:
- the LOC127764582 gene encoding uncharacterized protein LOC127764582, whose translation MFKKHVDVKALQRLSGADKKKLRRTAKERFPQASDADLDAILPPKVEVTVAKYANRVLVYGIEGEFPMLFDIDGRGHELFPTVYALWKVPDLLPAFTLKGGEVSRFILGGADLMFPGVSIPPEGLPSFQPGQPWSVKVPGNPAPIAVGATTMSSNEALKAGLRGKALRITHYFKDSLWDSADGRYVPNEGFYEDIVVEDPNYASPSQPADSSEDHVEGMHDSTIEGEEAAVDVSESHTTDHDIHVEAIEDLTAGVSEVKLPEDNATEEPTEEREHQNLSTEEIDSLLDKCLLQALHTSVKDKDLPIPGSTLWSNHILPCRPTGVTLDIKKSSHKKLSKWLQSKSSAGLISSKEDKHKKEVMLLRINRGHPDYMAFKPEKRVQEPVVQHDNVVAEGSSTKQLEVAETYKPSSHVNPIFMAVGADTSKYYSASEASDIVFRYVEKENLVKQTDKAKVVLDVALCDALYKGAIKKGSAYPTEIHKRDLGSTFLNRMQIHHRVARGNEVVIRKGAIRTIQIMTERRQGNKKMTRLSGLECFLMDPDSLASELQKKFACSTTTAELPGKKGQHEVLVQGGVIDDLAKHLVDHYGVPKRFIEVLDKTKR comes from the exons ATGTTCAAGAAGCATGTTGATGTAAAGGCTCTACAGCGTTTGTCGGGAGCTGACAAAAAGAAGCTCAGAAGAACTGCCAAGGAAAGGTTCCCACAAGCATCTGATGCTGACCTTGATGCCATCCTTCCTCCCAAG GTTGAGGTAACAGTTGCTAAGTACGCAAATAGGGTTCTTGTATATGGCATAGAGGGAGAGTTCCCAATGCTTTTCGACATTGATGGAAGAGGCCATGAGCTGTTTCCAACAG TTTATGCACTCTGGAAGGTTCCCGATCTGTTGCCTGCTTTTACACTTAAGGGTGGTGAAGTCTCACGCTTCATACTGGGGGGTGCCGATCTGATGTTTCCTGGTGTTAGCATACCCCCAGAAGGGCTTCCTTCCTTTCAACCTGGCCAGCCATGGTCAGTAAAGGTTCCTGGTAATCCTGCTCCAATTGCT GTTGGGGCCACAACTATGAGCAGTAATGAAGCCTTAAAGGCAGGGTTACGTGGCAAGGCTTTGCGGATTACTCACTACTTTAAGGATTCATTATG GGATTCTGCTGATGGTCGCTATGTTCCAAATGAAGGATTTTATGAGGACATTGTTGTTGAAGATCCTAATTATGCTTCACCGTCTCAACCTGCTGATTCTTCTGAAGATCATGTAGAAGGCATGCATGACAGTACCATTGAAGGTGAAGAAGCTGCAGTTGATGTTTCTGAGAGCCATACCACAGATCATGACATCCATGTTGAGGCCATAGAAGATTTAACTGCTGGTGTGAGTGAGGTGAAATTGCCTGAAGATAATGCTACTGAGGAACCAACTGAGGAAAGGGAACATCAGAATTTGTCTACGGAAGAAATTGACTCTCTTTTAGATAAATGTCTTCTGCAAGCTTTACACACGAGTGTAAAAGATAAAGACCTTCCTATTCCTGGAAGTACATTGTG GTCAAATCACATACTCCCCTGCAGACCTACAGGTGTTACTCTGGATATTAAGAAGTCATCACACAAAAAGCTATCCAAGTGGTTGCAATCAAAATCTTCCGCTGGCCTT atTTCATCAAAAGAAGACAAGCATAAAAAGGAAGTCATGTTGCTTCGTATCAATCGTGGGCATCCAGATTACATGGCCTTTAAACCAGAAAAGAGGGTACAGGAGCCTGTTGTACAGCATGATAATGTTGTTGCTGAAGGTAGCAGCACGAAGCAACTGGAAGTAGCAGAAACTTATAAGCCAAGCTCTCATGTTAACCCCATATTTATGGCTGTTGGAGCTGACACGAGCAAGTACTATAGTGCATCAGAGGCATCTGACATAGTCTTCAG GTACGTTGAAAAGGAAAATTTGGTTAAACAAACAGACAAGGCCAAAGTAGTTTTGGATGTTGCATTATGCGACGCTCTCTACAAAGGAGCCATCAAAAAGGGTTCAGCATACCCGACCGAGATCCACAAGAGGGACCTGGGGTCAACATTTTTAAACCGAATGCAGATTCACCATAGAGTAGCAAGAGGGAACGAGGTGGTCATTCGCAAGGGCGCCATACGAACCATTCAGATCATGACAGAGAGAAGGCAAGGAAACAAGAAGATGACCCGGCTATCTGGATTGGAATGCTTCTTAATGGATCCTGACTCGTTAGCTTCTGAGCTGCAGAAGAAGTTTGCTTGCAGCACCACCACAGCTGAGCTTCCAG GTAAGAAAGGGCAACACGAGGTCTTGGTTCAAGGTGGAGTCATCGATGACCTTGCAAAGCACCTTGTTGATCATTACGGTGTTCCGAAGAGGTTTATTGAGGTTCTTGACAAAACAAAGCGTTAG
- the LOC127764692 gene encoding RING-H2 finger protein ATL58-like — MSCTSPDPPDYCSAASPELKLYQAFIFSVPVFFTFVLLLFFYLFYLRRRRANWQSLRMRTNNLIRGDNPRLECGIKKEMREMLPVVVFKESFLIRETQCSVCLADYQPDERLQRIPPCGHTFHIDCIDHWLSTNTTCPLCRVSLLPSPKTASIDPVDLEAQTVEENSSLDVQYQEGRIDENTRQEDQTLQQGSEGPTHQAEENEETSVRVTTEPQVEAEGSPSTTCRPCKTKK; from the exons ATGTCTTGTACCTCCCCAGACCCGCCCGATTACTGCTCGGCCGCATCGCCTGAGCTTAAGCTGTACCAAGCCTTCATCTTCTCCGTGCCGGTTTTCTTCACGTTCGTCTTGCTTCTCTTCTTCTACTTGTTCTACTTGCGACGGCGCAGAGCAAACTGGCAGTCCTTGCGCATGAGGACTAATAACTTGATACGGGGAGATAACCCCAGA TTGGAGTGCGGCATAAAGAAGGAGATGCGGGAAATGTTGCCTGTTGTGGTCTTCAAGGAGAGCTTCTTGATCAGGGAAACACA ATGCTCTGTCTGCTTAGCAGACTATCAACCGGATGAGCGGCTCCAGAGAATACCTCCTTGTGGCCATACCTTCCACATCGATTGCATCGACCACTGGCTCTCGACAAACACCACTTGCCCTCTTTGTCGAGTATCCCTCCTTCCATCCCCCAAAACCGCCAGCATTGATCCAGTGGATTTGGAAGCACAGACCGTTGAAGAGAACAGCTCTTTGGATGTACAGTATCAGGAGGGCCGCATTGATGAGAACACGCGACAGGAGGATCAGACATTGCAACAAGGTAGTGAGGGTCCAACGCATCAAGCTGAAGAAAACGAAGAGACATCAGTCAGAGTAACCACTGAGCCCCAAGTAGAGGCCGAGGGGTCTCCAAGCACAACCTGCCGGCCTTGTAAAACGAAGAAATAA
- the LOC127764583 gene encoding NADPH-dependent pterin aldehyde reductase has translation MTAGSKGGGGGVAAARAAAAGPRTVLITGVSRGLGRALALELARRGHAVVGCGRSADHVRSLEAEIATPARHFLTVADVRSDSNMAELAKAVVEKKQVPDIIVNNAGTINKNNKTWSVPAEEFDTVVDTNIKGTANVLRHFIPLMIEKKHGIIVNLSSGWGRSAAAEVAPYCASKWAIEGLTRSLAKELPPGLAAIALSPGVVNTDMLNSCFGSSASLYQSTEQWAPKAATMILSLGLDDNGSSLTV, from the exons ATGACGGCGGGGtccaagggcggcggcggcggcgtggcagcggcgagggcggcggcggcggggccgaggACGGTGCTCATCACGGGGGTCAGCAGGGGGCTGGGCCGCGCGCTCGCGCTGGAGCTCGCGCGGCGGGGCCACGCCGTCGTCGGCTGCGGCCGCTCCGCCGACCACGTCCGCTCCCTCGAGGCCGAGATCGCCACCCCGGCCCGCCACTTCCTCACCGTCGCCGACGTG AGGTCTGACAGCAACATGGCCGAGTTGGCAAAGGCAGTTGTGGAAAAGAAACAAGTTCCTGATATCATAG TAAACAACGCTGGTACAATAAACAAGAATAACAAGACATGGAGCGTTCCAGCGGAAGAATTTGATACAGTGGTTGATACAAATATTAAGGGAACCGCAAATGTACTCCGTCATTTCATACCCCTTATGATAGAGAAGAAACATGGGATTATAGTCAATTTGTCCTCTGGTTGGGGTAGGTCTGCTGCTGCAGAG GTTGCCCCATATTGTGCTTCAAAGTGGGCAATTGAAGGTTTAACACGCTCCTTAGCAAAGGAGCTGCCTCCTGGATTGGCAGCAATTGCCCTTAGCCCTGGTGTTGTGAATACTGACATGCTTAATTCATGCTTCGGAAGCTCGGCCTCATTATACCAATCAACTGAACAATG ggcACCCAAGGCAGCTACGATGATACTAAGCCTTGGCCTAGACGACAATGGCTCATCGCTCACCGTATGA
- the LOC127764581 gene encoding zinc finger CCCH domain-containing protein 16, whose translation MSTAAADPAAAADAAVTRKERRRERKKERRRRARREAAEAARKAAEALAADPEEERRLRELEEAEADASERARRAFEDAERRWLEAAAARAAEKAAAAAAREESTAPEDSSREYKDDHGNGTEEDDEWEYVEDGPAEIIWEGNEITVKKKMVKVPKKAKENQPIQQEDRPTSNPLPPQSVAFASQRMEPSLSAQEVLEKVAQETPNFGTEQDKAHCPFHLKTGACRFGVRCSRVHFYPDKSCTLLMRNMYSGPGLALEQDEGLECTDEEIEQSYEEFYEDVHTEFLKFGELVNFKVCRNGSLHLRGNVYVHYKSLDSALIAYSSMNGRYFAGKQITCEFVAVTRWKVAICGEYMRSRFKTCSRGIACNFIHCFRNPGGDYEWADWDNPPPRYWIRKMAALFGPSDDSIYGKPSDTPHLERSQSSDRRRPRSSDPRYTPSRTRDEDAHKQHSSRDYSHSKHERSSHTEHRRDRKESSASDKHRHREIKDKTSKYSSNMESERESHKYMREEKHRIDHGNGGKGDHGKVRSRKNRSERQESLEPGSSGRSSDFTDQDTTESPSGSKSTGKHHKKTRRQSLEEHSTRRSSRHRDMEDDGRGQSVAVKRKDHHDTSDDRWVATNSDVDSDLETQYQRSRSGTTKSRRERKRQSGNGERSDTEEVTSDSDTRDMSSDAWRSRSRSSDENLSTHRSRRKRSRSSHDS comes from the exons atgtcgACGGCGGCCGCTgatcccgccgcggcggcggatgcggcggtCACGAGGAAGGAGAGGCGGAGGGAGCGGaagaaggagcggcggcgccgggcgcggAGGGAGGCCGCGGAGGCCGCTCGGAAGGCGGCTGAGGCGCTCGCGGCCGAcccggaggaggagcgccgcctccgggagctcgaggaggccgaggccgacgcgtccgagcgcgcgcggcgagccTTCGAGGACGCGGAGCGCCGGTGgctggaggccgccgccgcgcgcgctgcGGAGaaggccgcggccgcggctgcGAGAGAGGAGTCGACGGCTCCGGAGGATTCCTCCCGCGAG TATAAAGATGACCATGGAAATGGAACCGAGGAGGATGACGAATGGGAATATGTTGAAGATGGACCAGCAGAGATCATATGGGAAGGAAATGAAATCACTGTGAAGAAGAAAATGGTCAAAGTACCAAAGAAAGCCAAGGAAAACCAGCCAATTCAACAG GAAGATAGACCTACATCAAATCCACTCCCACCGCAGTCTGTAGCTTTTGCTTCGCAGAGGATGGAACCTTCCTTGTCAGCTCAAGAAGTACTTGAGAAAGTTGCTCAAGAGACTCCAAATTTTGGAACAGAACAG GATAAGGCACATTGCCCATTTCACCTCAAGACAGGGGCTTGCCGCTTTGGAGTGCGTTGCAGCAGAGTTCATTTTTATCCTGATAAATCATGCACTCTGCTCATGAGAAACATGTATAGTGGTCCAGGCCTTGCTTTGGAGCAAGATGAAGGGCTTGAG TGTACAGATGAAGAGATTGAACAGAGCTATGAAGAATTTTATGAAGATGTGCACACAGAATTTCTGAAATTTGGTGAACTTGTGAACTTTAAG GTGTGTCGAAATGGATCACTCCATCTTCGAGGAAATGTTTATGTGCATTATAAATCATTGGATTCAGCTCTTATTGCCTACAGCAGCATGAATGGACGGTATTTTGCTGGGAAGCAG ATAACATGTGAATTTGTTGCTGTGACAAGATGGAAGGTTGCCATATGTGGTGAATACATGAGGTCAAGATTCAAG ACATGTTCACGTGGAATTGCTTGTAATTTTATTCATTGCTTTCGCAACCCTGGAGGAGATTATGAGTGGGCTGATTGGGATAATCCTCCTCCTAGATACTGGATTAGGAAGATGGCTGCTCTTTTTGGTCCCTCGGATGATTCTATCTATGGCAAGCCAAGCGACACCCCACATTTAGAGCGCTCACAGAGTTCAGACAGGAGGAGACCGAGAAGTTCTGATCCTAG GTACACACCAAGCAGAACAAGGGATGAAGATGCACATAAACAGCACTCGTCCAGAGATTATTCACATTCGAAGCATGAACGCAGCAGCCATACTGAGCACAGACGAGACAGAAAAGAATCATCTGCATCAGATAAGCACCGACATCGAGAGATTAAAGATAAGACCAGCAAATATTCCTCTAACATGGAAAGTGAAAGAGAGTCCCACAAGTACATGCGtgaagaaaaacataggattgaCCATGGAAATGGAGGTAAAGGAGACCATGGTAAAGTTAGGTCGAGGAAGAACAGATCTGAACGCCAAGAAAGTTTGGAGCCTGGATCTTCTGGCCGGTCTTCGGACTTCACCGATCAAGACACCACCGAGAGTCCTTCAGGCAGCAAGTCCACTGGCAAGCATCACAAGAAGACCAGGAGGCAATCCTTAGAAGAGCACAGCACCAGAAGGAGCTCAAGGCATCGGGACATGGAAGATGATGGAAGAGGACAGTCTGTAGCTGTAAAACGCAAGGATCACCATGATACATCGGATGATAGATGGGTAGCAACAAACAGTGATGTTGATTCAGACTTGGAGACTCAATACCAGAGGTCAAGAAGTGGAACAACCAAGAGCCGTAGGGAAAGGAAGCGTCAGAGTGGAAACGGTGAGCGCAGCGACACTGAAGAGGTTACTTCAGATTCAGACACCAGAGATATGAGCTCTGATGCATGGAGGAGCCGATCGAGAAGCAGTGACGAGAATCTCTCAACGCACAGGTCAAGGAGAAAAAGAAGTCGCAGTAGTCACGATTCCTGA